Part of the Odocoileus virginianus isolate 20LAN1187 ecotype Illinois chromosome 27, Ovbor_1.2, whole genome shotgun sequence genome is shown below.
ggtcatctgatgcgaacagacgactcattggaaaaatccctagtgctgggaaagatcgagggcagaaggagaagcaggcgtcagaggatgagatggctggacggcatcactgatgcaatgaacatgaacttgagcaaactctaggagatggtgagggatagggaggcctggcgtgctgcagtctttggggtcacaaagagttggacacgacagagtgacggAACAACAATTAgtttcacttattaaaaaaatatggctACGGGAACTTAAAATTCCATGTGTGGCTCACATGGTATTTCTGTTGGACAGTATGGCTCTGAGACTCACAAATCTGAGTGCAAATTATGGCCTCTCACCTCCCTACCTGTGTGCCTTGAGTAAGCTAAGTAACCTGGCTGAGCCCAGCTAATATCCTAACAGCCCTGACGTTACAGAGCAGACTGGAGGAATAAATAAGATGGCATGTTTAAACTGCTTATGTCAGCATGAGGAATATGGTTATCGTAAATAAATGCTGGCtggtgttatttttctttctcctcccccacACAGAGTACATTCCAACCCCTTGGGCAGCCGACGGCAGGCCGGTTGGAGCATCACAGGTGAAGTTGCTTGTGCCCTGATCCACCGCCCCCGCCCGGGGCACAACACCCTTATCTGGGTCCCCACACTCCCCTGGGTTGGCTGATACCTTCAATCTCCCTGGAGACAGCTGGTCCTACTGAAGGgaggctgggtggcatcactgctCTGTGACCAgtctccctcctgctccccaaAGAAGAACAGTCTCTTCCACCCGTGGGTGGTTAAGATGCTTTCCTTCTACCTCGAGCGTCTCTGGATGGACGGGACGAAGCAGCAACCTGCTGGTCACGGGCACCAGCTCAGACAGTAACTGAGGTCATCTCCGGGAGGCTGTCaccccttcttctctccctcctctgctatttctctgtctctgccatTGGAGGTGTGTGTCTGTTCCTTTGGGAGGGGGGAAGCAGAACCCTGGCTGCCAGACATGCAAGAGGGTTCCTTGCTCTTGAGTGCAAGtgcaggtgtgtatgtgtgtgaccaTGAGGCTGTCACTGGGTATGTAGGATGCCCCTGTGTCTGGCCGTGTGTGCACgtgggtgtgtgagtgtgcgctGTGTGTCCTCATTgttctcccagccctgccccccaaGTCGCGAAGAGAGGGTGACCTTGAAGAGGTcacaagcagcagcagcaccatggCCTCAGCTGCTTCGGTGTCCAGCCTGGCAGATGAGGTCAACTGCCCCGTCTGCCAAGGGACCCTCAGAGAACCGGTCACCATCGACTGTGGTCACAACTTCTGCCGAGTCTGCCTCACCCGCTACCTGGAGATCACCAGCCCGGACCCCGAGGAGCCCCCGACCTGCCCACTCTGCAAGGAGCCTTTCCGTCCAGGGAACTTCCGGCCCAACTGGCAGCTGGCCAACGTGGTGGAGAACATCGAGCGTCTCAAGCTGGTGTCCCAGATGGACTCAGACGAGGAGGACGTCTGCCCCGAGCACGGGGAGAAGGTCTACTTCTTCTGCGAGGACGATGAGATGCAGCTGTGCGTGGTGTGCCGGGAGGCCTGGGAGCACCGCGCCCACACCGTGCGCTTCCTGGAGGACGCGGCGGGGCCCTACCGGGTACGAAGGGGAAACTGAGAGGTTTCCGGGGGTGGGTCTCCGATGGGACTAGACTGAAACAAGCAGAGCAGAGGGGTGGATAATTTGGGCCACTCTCTATTTTATCATCAGCCAGGCAATAGGCCCAGGTATGCAAGATCACGTGTTTATATTTTAAGCATGTCCTATATTGTTTCCTTATGGCCAACACATAATAGTAGCTCAACAAatacatgttgaatgaatgagtcacCAAAACAGGAGCATGTGTGTCTGGGCCCTGGATCAGTCAGGTGTGTCTGAGGATGTCTGGGTTTGCACTTGAGGAAGTGATTGCATAGTGTGTATTAGTATTAATGTTTGCATGTTTCCCAGTGGATGCAGTATCTTTGGGGGGATCTGACAATTTGAGTGTGTCTGTGTAACTGAGTGCTCATGTTTGTGAGTAAATTGGTGTTTACATTTATGCAGGTTGGGTAGATACATATAATGTGTAATTTTCTCTGTCATTAAATGAGTGTATGCTGGTTTTAGTTGTTTATGCATCTTGTTTTATTACAAGTAGATGTCTGTGTGTATGGCTCAGTTAATTAGCATGTATTGGTAAGAGTTCTAAATATATTTTGCAGTGTACTTTTATGGCATTTATATGTGTATGACTGTTCCTAACTCTTCTCTAGAGCaggaaattttttgtttatttgttttgggaggatattttggccacattgtgtgacctgtgggatcttattaatagttcaccaaccagggatcgaacctgtgtcccctgcagtggaagcacaaagtcttaaccactggaccaccagggaagtccccaagaacaagcagtttttaaaacaagTCATTGATTATTTTTTGCATTATCCTTGTTTCATGTTCCCTCCAGATCATACTCAGAAAGTTGATTCCACTCATAACAGAGGTTGTTTGGAGGTGTTCCTCTTGGGATATGTGAGAAAGTTAGGATAATTTCAAAGAAGGGCATATCAATTTCAGGACAGACCCTAAATACCATTtgttaaaggcaaaagaaattaGAGTGTGTTTAGCCTGAtgacagggcttccccagtggctcagcagtaaacaatctgcctgaatgcaggagacacaggagatgagggttcgatcccagagttggaaagatcccctggagaagggcatggcaacctactccagtattcttgcctggagaatccccatggacagaggagcctggagggctacagtccataaatttgcaaagagtcagtcaagcctgagcgactgagcacatacgctCACACAGCCTGATAACAGGAAGGCTCAGGTGGGAACATGGAATCATAGCCTATAATGGCACAAGTTAAAGGGGGGAAAGCCCTGATCAAAATTCTTGGAGGGCCAAACAAGAGGAAAAAGACCCAAAGAGAGTCAGTTGTTAAGAACAATAAGAGCCCAGGCTTTGTCAGCTGAGACCCAACTCCTTCCTTTGGGTCACTGTATTCCAGGAGACAGAGATGACACTTCTTAAATCATTATTtccatcttaaatatttttttaaaattaatttaagtatcattgatttacagctttgtattagtttctagtatacaacaaagtgattcatattttttcagactcttttccattataatttattacaaggtattgaatttagttccctgtgctgtatggtaggtctttgttgtttatctgtttcacatatggtagcttgtatctgctaatcccaaacttctaatttatccctccccacctccatcttAGATATTTTATGCCCCTTCTTTCCAGGAACAAATACAGAAGTGTCTTGAGTGtctaagaaaagagagagaggagattcAAGCAATTCAGTCCAGGGAAAATCGAAGGATACAAGTCCTCCTGGTAGGTCCTCATTCCTTCCCTGGCCCTCTTGCCTTCCTTCGGCTCCAGTGACTATTTGAAACCAAGGCAACATCTCATATAGGGGCTTTGAAGTCcttctgagtttgaatcctgaaACAAACTAGCTCTATGACCTCAAACAGCTCTCTATgctcagtttatttttctgtgaagatTAAAAATCATCATTATCTCACTGACTTGCTGTAACGACTGTCCCTCAGTGACACGCACGTTGTGTGCATTTGGTAAACAGCAGGAGGTAGGGtgtcctcaccccatccctgtATCTCCTCCCGGAAATGGCAGGGCAGGTGGAAAGGAAACCATACCATGGTTTCAAGTCTGTCTGGGGACCTGGAGACTGGGGGGCTCTGACTTTACCACCACACCTTGGAATATGTGGATCTGGGCCAGGAGGGAGACGGGAGTGaattaaggaaaaagaaggaaaaggaaggggaagaagaggaggaataaCTTCCTGGCCTCTTTTTCTCCTGTCCTCTCAGACTCAGGTGGCCACCAAGAAACAAAAGGTGATTTCTGAGTTTGCACATCTGAGCCAGTTCCTGGAAGAGCAGCAGAGTATCCTCCTAGCCCAGCTGGAGAAGCTAGACGAGGACATCCTGAAGCATCGGGATGAGTTTGATGTCCTGGTCACTGGGGAGATCGGCCGGTTCAACACCCTCATTGAGGAActggaggagaagaaggagaggcCGGCGAGGGAGCTCCTGACGGTGAGACCTGAACTCGCCCCCACCCAGCTGTGCTCACCTAGGCTTTGTGGcatctttaccatatgagccatcTCTTCACTCACAGATCTTTGTACCCCAAGTGAAAGATAGGTCACAGGACCAGAAGTTCTGAATTCTGAGAGTCCTTGCTTCCCCCAGAGCTCCTGGTCACTTTGCTCCCAGATTGTGATCTCTTCATCCTACCATCCTTTCAGATAGGGAAGatactttatttatttcacaaatactttatttatttgtgaGGATCCCACAGTAAAATGCAAGTGAAAGTAGCATTTTGAAAAGCATCATGCACTATGCCAACAAATGTCAGGTGCTAtttgcaaggcaaaccattctcTGTGTCACCACCCTCCAGTCAGGAAGTTCTTTCTAGTCTATTTCACTTTGTCTCGCTGGAGGAGAGATACTGGGGTCCCAATACGGCATTACGAAGACAGCATGATTTAGCGGGACACACTTGGGACTGAGAAGCAGGTGACCTTGGGATGGGACTTGTCTTTGCCTCTAAGGGCCAGGTCACTTCACTGTCTGCATCTTATAAAATAAAGGAGTTGGGCTCCAAGATCCCTGAAGCCTCATAAACCCTAAAatgctgtgaccccatggatctgGTGTCCTTTTTCTATCTAGGACTGAGAATAcggtatttttgtcttttcttgtgGGAAGGAGAAGTGGAAACCaaatctctgctttctctctttctcctagGATATCAGAAGCACTCTAATCAGGTAAGTTTGTCTCTTCTTTCCCCACATACATAAACAGACAGGCAGCACTTGCCTGGTTATTGCCAAACAAACATACATTCTCACATTACAGATAAAACTCACATGTAAACTTTCACATCCTCAACTGCATTTCCATGTATAACCATAGATACACACCCAGCATGGCATTACCCGAGAGTGGGCAGTGAGGAGAGGAAGgtggtccatcctagaggaatGATGTCTGCCCATGGGGACTGGCACCTCTGAGCTCAGTTAGAAGAAGATGACCAACTGAGTCTGGGGGCATCGCTAAGGAGGATAAAGCCCAGACCCCACCATTTCTGTGCCCCTAGATGTGAAACCAGAAGGTGCCGGAAACCAGTGGCTATATCTCCAGAGCTGGGCCAGAGGATTCGGGACTTCCCCCAGCAAGCCTTCCCGCTGCGGAGGGAGATGAAGCTGTTTCTGGGTAAGAGGACCCCATGGAACACAGGTGGCCATGAAGCCTGGGCTTACGAATGGCCTCCATGCCCTGCTTCCCTATGCTTGTGTGACCTTTGACAAGGCTCAAGCCTTTCCAGTGCCTTGTTTTCCTTATTTGCCAATCTTTATAAAATCTGCTTTCAGAATAATGTGACAATGAAGTGAGATAACAAAGCTGAAGCTTTCCAGAAAAATTTAACTATTTTGAAAAAGAGTGAAACCGATCTAatcatttgtcatgaagtgacatGTAAGATAATGATTAACAAAATTGGTCActgtcaataattttaaaaagccacaggGGCATTTGTGATATATGATAAGCTTTTTTTATAATTGTTAATTAATAACCACTGAGAGTATTTTTCTGTGCTCTGTGGTAGCtgactttccttcctcctttccctggcTTTCCCCCATCCTCCACCCCATTAGCTTGGTTCTCAGAGTTGAACTGCCCGTATGGGGACCATGACCCCCTTTTCCGGGACAGCAGTGATAGGTGAGGGCGTGGAGGGTTTGAAATGAGAGTCAGAAATGTGGCTTCCTGCCAACACCTCCCCCTTGTCCCACATGACATCATGAATGATGCCACCTAGTTCTAAATGACTGCCCACAAAGAAAT
Proteins encoded:
- the TRIM10 gene encoding tripartite motif-containing protein 10 isoform X2; translation: MASAASVSSLADEVNCPVCQGTLREPVTIDCGHNFCRVCLTRYLEITSPDPEEPPTCPLCKEPFRPGNFRPNWQLANVVENIERLKLVSQMDSDEEDVCPEHGEKVYFFCEDDEMQLCVVCREAWEHRAHTVRFLEDAAGPYREQIQKCLECLRKEREEIQAIQSRENRRIQVLLTQVATKKQKVISEFAHLSQFLEEQQSILLAQLEKLDEDILKHRDEFDVLVTGEIGRFNTLIEELEEKKERPARELLTDIRSTLIRCETRRCRKPVAISPELGQRIRDFPQQAFPLRREMKLFLEKLSFELDYEPAHISLDPRTSHPKLLLSEDYQQARFSYKWQKSPDNPQRFDRATCVLAHGGFTEGRHTWVWMGLRPLPAILTPIPTRHRSTV
- the TRIM10 gene encoding tripartite motif-containing protein 10 isoform X1; protein product: MASAASVSSLADEVNCPVCQGTLREPVTIDCGHNFCRVCLTRYLEITSPDPEEPPTCPLCKEPFRPGNFRPNWQLANVVENIERLKLVSQMDSDEEDVCPEHGEKVYFFCEDDEMQLCVVCREAWEHRAHTVRFLEDAAGPYREQIQKCLECLRKEREEIQAIQSRENRRIQVLLTQVATKKQKVISEFAHLSQFLEEQQSILLAQLEKLDEDILKHRDEFDVLVTGEIGRFNTLIEELEEKKERPARELLTDIRSTLIRCETRRCRKPVAISPELGQRIRDFPQQAFPLRREMKLFLEKLSFELDYEPAHISLDPRTSHPKLLLSEDYQQARFSYKWQKSPDNPQRFDRATCVLAHGGFTEGRHTWVVSVDLAHGGSCTLGVVSRDIRRKGELRMRPEEGVWAVRLAWGFVSALSSFPTRLTLEEQPQQVRVSIDYEVGWVTFANAITQEPIYTFTASFTQKVFPFFGLWGRGSKFSLSSQEGAGTLS